In a single window of the uncultured Dysgonomonas sp. genome:
- a CDS encoding RluA family pseudouridine synthase — translation MRNTSRRDIPLQELKASQPCELLEFLIDQQVRKSRNAIKSLLAHKQIKVNGKLVTQFDHELKSGDKVSVMKFDQSRKEKKLKGLKIVFEDDEIIVIDKEAGFLSVSTDKEKLRTVYGALNEYVKKKGKNKADRVFVLQRLDREASGLMVFARSAELQEIFQKNWNNLVKEYIYTAVVDGRPEQKEGTVTSWLTENKNYVMMSSSSDNGGLKSVTHYKVIKSTGRYSLLDFDLETKRKNQLRIHMQTIGHSVVGDKKYGASNNPIKRIALHVRELVLKHPVTGEVLEFKSPIPKAMLQLVTVQPKRETSAESDTKEQ, via the coding sequence ATGAGAAATACTTCAAGAAGAGATATTCCGCTGCAAGAACTGAAAGCATCGCAACCATGCGAATTGTTAGAGTTTCTGATAGATCAGCAAGTTCGTAAGAGTCGTAATGCTATAAAATCACTGCTGGCGCACAAGCAAATAAAGGTAAATGGCAAGCTTGTCACCCAATTCGATCATGAACTCAAGTCCGGAGATAAGGTTTCGGTAATGAAGTTTGACCAATCGCGAAAAGAAAAGAAGCTAAAAGGCCTGAAAATTGTATTTGAAGATGATGAGATCATCGTTATAGATAAAGAAGCGGGGTTTTTGTCCGTATCCACTGATAAAGAGAAGTTGCGTACCGTTTACGGGGCACTGAACGAATATGTGAAGAAAAAAGGAAAGAATAAGGCTGATCGGGTGTTTGTTCTTCAGCGTCTCGACAGGGAGGCTTCCGGGTTGATGGTATTTGCCAGAAGCGCAGAGCTTCAGGAAATATTTCAGAAAAACTGGAACAATCTTGTAAAGGAATATATTTATACTGCGGTTGTGGACGGAAGACCGGAACAAAAAGAGGGAACAGTGACTTCGTGGCTTACCGAGAATAAAAATTATGTGATGATGTCGTCATCTAGCGACAATGGCGGATTGAAATCAGTCACACATTATAAAGTGATTAAGTCGACAGGACGCTATTCGTTGCTTGATTTTGATCTAGAAACCAAGCGTAAAAACCAATTGCGTATACATATGCAGACAATCGGCCATTCTGTAGTGGGAGATAAAAAATACGGTGCATCGAATAATCCGATTAAGCGTATTGCCCTTCATGTACGCGAACTGGTACTGAAGCATCCGGTTACAGGTGAGGTGTTGGAATTTAAAAGCCCGATACCAAAAGCAATGCTGCAATTGGTAACTGTTCAGCCAAAGAGAGAGACATCTGCCGAATCGGATACTAAAGAACAATAA
- a CDS encoding AMP-binding protein, whose protein sequence is MLERFLKQTHFASTQDFAENYHVQIPENFNFGYDVVDEWAKTDPTKRAICWVNDQGEHIDFTFADIKEQSDRAASYFQSLGIGKGDMVMLVLKRRYEFWFAVIALHKIGAVAIPATHLLTKKDFIYRNNAADIKAIIAVDDDVVVQHVNDAMANSPTVKFRIACGENIPAGWLDFHQGLRDAKSFVRPELVNTNEDISLLYFTSGTTGEPKMVIHNFIYPLGHIVTAKYWHNLNENSLHLTVADTGWAKAVWGKLYGQWIAGAAVMVYDHEKFTPQAMLHMIQDYKVTSFCAPPTVFRFMIREDLSHFDLSSLRYATTAGEALNPSVYNAFLEGAGIKMMEAFGQTETTPTIITFPWMEPKPGAMGVPNPAYDMDLIAADGRSVEDGEVGEVVIKTDRWKPLGLFMGYYRDQALTRQVYYDDVYHTGDMAWRDEDGYYWFVGRSDDVIKSSGYRIGPFEVESALMTHPAVVECAITGVPDDVRGQVVKATIVLAQDYRDKADDHLKHEIQNHVKQVTAPYKYPRIIEFVDELPKTISGKIKRAEIRKQ, encoded by the coding sequence ATGTTAGAACGATTTTTAAAACAAACTCATTTTGCTTCAACTCAGGATTTTGCAGAGAATTACCATGTTCAGATACCTGAGAATTTCAATTTCGGATATGATGTCGTAGATGAGTGGGCAAAGACAGATCCCACCAAAAGGGCTATCTGCTGGGTGAATGACCAGGGGGAACATATCGATTTTACATTTGCGGATATTAAAGAGCAGAGCGATCGTGCCGCGTCCTATTTTCAATCGTTAGGGATTGGTAAAGGAGATATGGTAATGCTCGTGTTGAAACGTCGTTACGAATTCTGGTTTGCTGTTATTGCCCTTCACAAAATAGGAGCAGTGGCTATTCCGGCTACACATCTGCTGACGAAGAAGGATTTCATTTACCGTAATAATGCAGCCGATATAAAGGCGATTATAGCAGTGGACGATGATGTGGTTGTTCAGCATGTAAATGATGCGATGGCTAATTCTCCAACAGTAAAATTTCGGATTGCCTGTGGTGAAAACATACCGGCGGGCTGGCTCGATTTCCATCAGGGCTTAAGAGATGCAAAGTCATTTGTAAGGCCAGAGCTTGTGAATACGAATGAAGATATCTCTTTATTATATTTTACATCGGGGACGACCGGTGAGCCGAAAATGGTAATCCATAACTTTATATATCCACTCGGGCATATTGTGACAGCAAAATACTGGCATAATCTGAATGAGAATAGTCTGCATCTTACTGTAGCCGATACCGGTTGGGCTAAAGCTGTCTGGGGGAAATTGTACGGGCAATGGATTGCTGGTGCTGCCGTGATGGTGTATGACCACGAGAAGTTTACCCCGCAGGCTATGCTGCATATGATACAGGATTATAAAGTGACTTCGTTTTGTGCTCCGCCTACCGTATTCAGATTTATGATAAGGGAAGATTTGTCTCATTTCGACCTGTCTTCACTTCGGTATGCCACTACTGCAGGAGAAGCATTGAACCCTTCGGTATACAATGCATTCCTCGAAGGTGCAGGTATTAAAATGATGGAAGCATTCGGCCAGACAGAAACTACCCCTACCATAATCACTTTCCCATGGATGGAGCCGAAACCCGGTGCGATGGGAGTGCCTAATCCGGCTTATGATATGGACCTTATCGCCGCAGACGGACGTTCCGTCGAAGATGGAGAAGTAGGAGAGGTGGTGATTAAAACCGATAGATGGAAACCTTTGGGCTTGTTTATGGGATATTATCGTGACCAAGCTCTTACCAGGCAGGTGTATTATGATGATGTTTACCATACAGGCGATATGGCCTGGCGTGACGAGGATGGATATTACTGGTTCGTAGGCCGTAGCGACGATGTTATCAAAAGCTCCGGTTATCGCATAGGACCATTTGAAGTAGAAAGCGCTCTGATGACGCACCCTGCCGTTGTGGAATGTGCCATTACAGGTGTGCCCGACGACGTCAGAGGGCAGGTAGTAAAAGCTACTATTGTGTTGGCGCAGGATTATAGAGATAAAGCGGATGATCATCTGAAGCATGAGATTCAGAATCATGTGAAGCAGGTTACTGCTCCATATAAATATCCCCGCATTATCGAATTTGTTGACGAACTGCCGAAAACGATCAGCGGAAAGATAAAGAGAGCAGAGATAAGGAAGCAATGA
- a CDS encoding XRE family transcriptional regulator, which translates to MNIDIKEIGQRLKGLREALDMTQEQFAASCNIPLEEYIKYESGEKDLTISVLKGIASAHNVDVSVLMFADEPRMSSYFLTRKGKGLAVNRVEAYNYQTLAGGFNNRKAEVFEVTVEPKADDVEIHHSIHTGQEFNMVLEGRMLLQINGKDLIMEEGDSIYFDSSLPHGMKALDGKKVRFIVVVL; encoded by the coding sequence ATGAATATAGATATTAAAGAAATAGGTCAACGTCTCAAAGGTTTGCGTGAGGCTTTGGATATGACACAGGAGCAATTTGCCGCTTCTTGTAATATTCCTTTAGAAGAGTATATTAAATACGAGTCGGGTGAAAAAGACTTAACTATCAGTGTGCTGAAAGGCATCGCGTCTGCCCATAATGTAGATGTGTCGGTGTTGATGTTTGCCGACGAGCCCCGCATGAGTAGTTATTTTCTTACACGTAAGGGAAAAGGGTTGGCTGTGAATAGGGTGGAGGCTTATAATTACCAGACGCTGGCCGGGGGATTTAATAACCGGAAGGCTGAAGTCTTTGAAGTAACAGTAGAACCTAAAGCCGATGATGTAGAAATTCATCATAGCATACACACCGGACAAGAATTTAATATGGTGTTGGAAGGGCGTATGCTTTTGCAGATAAATGGAAAGGACCTGATAATGGAAGAAGGGGACAGTATTTATTTCGACTCCAGCCTGCCGCACGGAATGAAGGCGCTTGATGGAAAGAAAGTCAGATTTATAGTTGTTGTTCTATAG
- the secDF gene encoding protein translocase subunit SecDF, which produces MQNKGFVITFSILLTLVCLFYLSFTFVTKSYDNKADEFATAYAVANAKGDQLLQDELYNKQYTHYLDSMSTERVWLTFGTDDMGYTLKQCREKEIGLGLDLKGGMSVIVEVDAAAVLRSLGDPENEAFNTALTEASAENKKGSNRDYITLFVDKFKAANGNDKLAGVFSTKLRDQVGPQDKDDKVISALRTELQSVADNSFNVLRTRIDRFGVVAPNIQKLDNRAERIMIELPGIKEPDRVRKLLQGSANLEFWKTYNLNEIQGYISALTERSREALAAQNVQGATDTTAVNDSLKVQEVGNLGFTKPFIENFISGGMGAIVGIVHKNDTAAVNAILRRFQDAYPPDLRFAWGFKAEDIRETQITLYALRGDGLKKGPALDGDVVISAKADQSQHGATWEVSMQMNSVGTQRWATITGAEKGRSIAIVLDGSVYSAPNVNDKIEGGQSQITGNFTPEDAKDLENVLKSGKMKAGVHIVQEDIVGPSLGQEAIKAGVISFVLALVLLMAYICLVYGLIPGLIANAAVLVNLFFTIGILAAFGAVMTLPGITGLVLSLALAVDANVLVYERTKEELRAGKNTKVAVVDGYRHAFSAIFDGHASQVITAIILAYFGTGPIQGFATTLIIGIVASFITNVFLTRIFYEYMLDKGHFRNQTFTTAISRKLFVDTKINFLGMTKKIVILSAVLLVAGVGSLFINGLNGGIDFTGGRNYLVRFDKNVNADAIEKVLVPEFEGSTVLVLTSGSASQSSTTSQVRITTNYKIEEATDEVEDEIRAKMTHALTAAGFLTDGKTIDDFVQSSQRVGPSVADDLKTAATIAVLIAVVCMALYILLRFRDIAFSLGTLIAVAHDAVMVIFLYSLLYKIMPFSMEIDQSFIAAVLTVVGYSINDKVVIFDRIREIRNMYPKRNITETINEALNSTLGRTLNTSISTMLVVFCIFLLGGDTIRSFTFAIFIGIVIGTYSSVFVATPIAWGIFKKEGKKKEAQLKEAK; this is translated from the coding sequence ATGCAAAACAAAGGATTTGTAATCACATTTTCCATTCTCCTTACGTTGGTGTGCTTATTTTACCTGTCTTTTACATTCGTAACCAAAAGTTATGATAATAAAGCGGATGAATTTGCCACAGCCTACGCAGTCGCGAATGCTAAAGGTGATCAACTACTGCAAGACGAGTTGTACAACAAACAATACACTCACTATCTTGATTCAATGTCGACTGAAAGAGTTTGGTTAACCTTTGGTACCGACGATATGGGTTATACCCTTAAACAATGTCGCGAAAAAGAAATCGGGCTGGGACTTGACCTGAAAGGTGGTATGAGTGTTATCGTAGAAGTAGATGCAGCAGCTGTACTCCGTTCATTGGGTGACCCTGAGAACGAAGCGTTTAATACTGCTTTGACTGAAGCTTCTGCTGAAAATAAAAAAGGTAGCAACCGTGACTATATCACTCTCTTTGTCGATAAGTTTAAAGCAGCGAATGGCAATGATAAACTAGCCGGCGTATTTAGTACTAAACTTAGAGATCAGGTAGGACCTCAAGACAAGGATGATAAAGTTATTTCTGCACTGAGAACAGAACTTCAGAGTGTAGCCGATAACTCGTTTAACGTACTTCGTACACGTATCGACCGTTTCGGGGTTGTTGCTCCTAATATTCAAAAATTGGACAACCGTGCAGAGCGTATTATGATAGAGCTTCCGGGTATCAAGGAACCGGACCGTGTAAGAAAACTATTGCAGGGTAGTGCAAATCTTGAATTTTGGAAAACATATAATCTGAACGAAATACAGGGATATATAAGTGCCCTGACAGAACGTTCGAGAGAAGCATTAGCTGCTCAGAACGTTCAGGGTGCAACAGATACAACTGCTGTAAACGATTCTTTGAAAGTTCAGGAAGTTGGAAACTTAGGATTCACCAAACCATTTATTGAGAATTTTATCAGTGGTGGTATGGGAGCTATTGTCGGTATTGTTCATAAAAACGACACAGCAGCCGTTAATGCAATCCTTAGAAGATTCCAGGACGCATATCCTCCTGACCTGAGATTTGCCTGGGGCTTCAAGGCTGAAGATATAAGAGAAACTCAGATTACATTATATGCTTTGCGTGGCGACGGTCTTAAAAAAGGCCCGGCATTGGACGGGGATGTGGTTATTTCAGCAAAGGCTGACCAGTCTCAACATGGTGCAACGTGGGAAGTAAGTATGCAGATGAATTCTGTAGGTACACAACGTTGGGCTACTATTACCGGAGCAGAGAAAGGCAGAAGTATAGCTATCGTACTCGACGGTTCTGTATATTCAGCGCCTAATGTAAATGACAAGATCGAAGGTGGACAGTCTCAAATCACAGGAAACTTTACACCGGAAGATGCAAAAGACTTAGAGAACGTGCTGAAATCGGGTAAGATGAAAGCCGGAGTACACATTGTACAGGAAGATATTGTAGGTCCTTCGTTGGGTCAGGAAGCTATTAAAGCCGGAGTTATATCTTTCGTACTAGCATTGGTGCTTCTTATGGCATACATCTGCTTGGTTTACGGTTTGATCCCGGGCTTGATTGCCAATGCGGCTGTTCTTGTCAATCTGTTCTTTACAATTGGTATATTGGCGGCCTTTGGGGCGGTAATGACCCTGCCGGGTATAACGGGACTTGTGCTCTCGCTCGCTCTTGCGGTCGATGCTAATGTATTGGTTTATGAGCGAACAAAAGAAGAATTAAGAGCCGGAAAGAATACGAAAGTAGCCGTAGTAGATGGTTACAGACATGCATTCTCCGCTATTTTCGACGGACACGCATCACAGGTAATTACTGCTATTATATTAGCGTATTTCGGTACAGGTCCGATACAGGGTTTTGCAACTACATTGATTATCGGTATCGTTGCATCATTCATCACCAATGTATTCCTTACACGTATATTCTATGAATATATGCTTGATAAGGGTCATTTCAGAAATCAGACATTCACTACTGCTATCTCACGGAAATTGTTTGTTGATACAAAAATCAATTTCTTGGGTATGACTAAGAAAATCGTGATCTTATCAGCTGTATTATTAGTAGCAGGTGTAGGCTCTCTATTCATTAACGGTTTGAATGGCGGTATTGACTTTACAGGAGGACGTAACTATCTGGTTCGTTTCGATAAGAATGTAAATGCCGATGCTATCGAAAAAGTGTTGGTTCCCGAATTTGAAGGTTCTACTGTACTTGTACTTACCAGTGGTTCTGCAAGTCAGTCATCTACTACAAGTCAGGTCCGTATTACTACAAACTATAAGATCGAAGAGGCTACAGATGAGGTTGAAGATGAGATAAGGGCAAAAATGACTCATGCTCTTACAGCAGCCGGATTCCTTACTGATGGAAAAACTATAGATGACTTTGTTCAAAGTTCTCAGCGTGTAGGCCCTAGTGTGGCTGATGACCTGAAAACGGCGGCTACTATAGCAGTATTGATTGCTGTAGTCTGTATGGCTCTGTATATCTTATTGCGTTTCCGCGACATTGCCTTCTCTTTGGGTACGCTGATAGCTGTGGCGCATGATGCCGTGATGGTTATCTTCCTTTACTCACTGTTGTATAAGATAATGCCGTTCTCTATGGAGATAGACCAGTCGTTTATTGCAGCTGTACTGACAGTGGTAGGTTACTCTATCAATGACAAGGTTGTGATCTTTGACCGTATCCGCGAAATCAGGAATATGTATCCGAAACGTAATATCACCGAAACTATTAATGAAGCGCTGAACTCTACATTAGGACGTACATTGAATACCTCAATAAGTACGATGTTGGTTGTGTTCTGTATCTTCCTTTTAGGTGGTGATACTATCCGTAGCTTTACATTTGCTATATTTATCGGTATTGTGATCGGTACTTATTCTTCTGTATTCGTAGCAACTCCTATTGCCTGGGGTATATTCAAGAAAGAAGGGAAGAAGAAAGAAGCTCAGCTAAAAGAAGCTAAATAA
- the fabD gene encoding ACP S-malonyltransferase gives MKAFVFPGQGAQFVGMGKDLYETSPVAKEMFEKANEILGFRITDLMFAGTDEDLRQTKVTQPAIFLHSVILAKTMGADFAPDMVAGHSLGEFSALVSANALSFEDGLKLVYKRALAMQKACELNPSTMAAVLGLPDAKVEEICASITDEVVVPANYNCPGQIVISGSNAGIEKACELLLAAGAKRALKLKVGGAFHSPLMEPAKVELSEAIDTTTISKPSCPVYQNVSTTGETDPATIKANLIAQLTAPVKWTQSVEHMVADGATEFIELGPGNVLQGLVKKIASDVATSGKQ, from the coding sequence ATGAAAGCATTTGTATTTCCGGGGCAAGGAGCTCAATTTGTAGGAATGGGAAAAGATTTGTACGAAACATCTCCAGTTGCTAAAGAAATGTTTGAAAAAGCAAACGAAATACTGGGATTCCGTATCACAGATCTGATGTTTGCAGGCACAGACGAAGATCTTCGTCAGACAAAAGTAACCCAACCGGCCATCTTCCTTCATTCTGTAATATTAGCTAAAACAATGGGGGCTGACTTTGCACCCGATATGGTTGCAGGCCATTCCTTAGGCGAATTTTCCGCATTGGTTTCTGCGAACGCATTATCATTTGAAGATGGACTGAAACTCGTATATAAACGTGCGCTTGCTATGCAGAAAGCATGCGAACTGAATCCTTCAACAATGGCTGCCGTACTGGGATTACCCGATGCTAAAGTTGAAGAAATATGCGCATCTATTACCGATGAGGTAGTGGTACCGGCAAACTATAACTGCCCGGGACAAATTGTTATATCCGGCTCAAATGCAGGTATAGAAAAAGCATGCGAATTATTACTTGCTGCAGGTGCAAAACGTGCACTGAAGCTAAAAGTAGGTGGAGCATTCCATTCTCCGCTCATGGAACCGGCTAAAGTAGAATTATCGGAAGCTATCGATACTACAACGATAAGCAAACCATCATGTCCTGTATATCAGAATGTATCTACCACAGGTGAAACCGACCCTGCTACAATAAAAGCAAACCTTATTGCTCAGTTAACTGCTCCTGTAAAATGGACTCAGTCTGTAGAGCATATGGTAGCTGACGGAGCAACAGAATTTATCGAACTAGGACCGGGCAATGTACTGCAGGGACTGGTGAAGAAAATCGCTTCGGATGTAGCAACCAGCGGCAAACAATAA
- a CDS encoding peptide chain release factor 3 codes for MSELEKEIHKRRTFAIISHPDAGKTTLTEKLLLFGGAIHVAGAVKSNKIKKTATSDWMEIEKQRGISVATSVMGFEYDGYKINILDTPGHQDFAEDTYRTLTAVDSVIIVVDSAKGVEAQTRKLMEVCRMRHTPVMIFVNKMDREGRDPFELLDELEEELKIGVRPLSWPIDSGQRFKGVYNIYQEKLDLYTPSKQTVTESIGFKDINSPDLEKHIGDPLAAKLREDIELIDGVYPELDMNTYLKGQIAPVFFGSALNNFGVKELLDCFVKIAPSPRPIEAIEREVNPEENAFTGFIFKIHANMDPNHRSCIAFVKICSGKFERNVNYKHIRLNRQLKFSSPTAFMAQKKETVDEAYAGDIIGLPDTGNFKIGDTLTSGEDLHFKGLPSFSPEMFKYIENADPMKSKQLQKGIDQLMDEGVAQLFTNQFNGRKIIGTVGQLQFEVIQYRLLHEYGAQCRWESLNLYKACWIESENKQQLDDFKKRKAQYMAVDKEGRDVFLADSNYVLMMAQQDFKDIKFHFTSEF; via the coding sequence ATGAGCGAACTGGAAAAAGAAATTCATAAAAGACGAACATTTGCCATTATCAGTCACCCCGATGCAGGAAAGACTACCCTTACCGAAAAATTATTATTATTCGGGGGTGCTATCCATGTAGCGGGTGCCGTAAAATCAAACAAAATAAAGAAAACCGCCACCTCGGACTGGATGGAAATAGAGAAACAGCGTGGTATCTCTGTTGCTACATCGGTTATGGGATTCGAATACGACGGTTATAAAATAAACATCCTGGATACCCCCGGCCACCAGGATTTTGCAGAAGACACTTATCGTACACTCACTGCGGTTGACAGTGTTATTATTGTGGTAGACTCCGCCAAAGGTGTGGAAGCACAGACCCGCAAGCTAATGGAAGTCTGCCGTATGCGCCATACTCCGGTGATGATATTTGTAAACAAAATGGACCGGGAAGGACGCGACCCTTTCGAACTGCTCGATGAGCTGGAAGAGGAACTAAAAATCGGAGTACGCCCCCTAAGCTGGCCAATAGACAGCGGGCAACGATTCAAAGGTGTTTACAATATCTATCAGGAGAAATTAGACCTGTATACACCCAGCAAGCAGACAGTAACCGAATCGATCGGGTTCAAAGATATAAACAGTCCTGATCTGGAAAAACATATCGGAGACCCGCTTGCAGCGAAACTAAGAGAAGATATAGAACTTATAGACGGAGTATATCCGGAGCTGGATATGAATACATACCTGAAAGGTCAGATAGCCCCCGTATTCTTTGGTTCGGCTTTAAATAATTTCGGAGTAAAAGAACTACTGGATTGCTTTGTAAAAATAGCGCCGTCTCCACGCCCGATAGAAGCTATAGAGCGTGAAGTAAACCCGGAAGAGAATGCTTTCACCGGATTCATATTTAAGATACATGCAAACATGGACCCTAATCACCGGTCGTGTATTGCATTCGTGAAAATCTGCTCCGGCAAATTCGAACGAAATGTAAACTACAAGCATATCCGGCTAAACAGGCAACTGAAATTCTCCTCTCCTACTGCCTTCATGGCTCAGAAAAAAGAGACTGTAGACGAAGCATACGCAGGTGATATTATAGGACTTCCCGATACCGGTAACTTCAAAATCGGCGATACTCTTACTTCAGGAGAAGACCTGCATTTCAAAGGATTACCAAGCTTCTCCCCTGAAATGTTTAAGTACATTGAGAATGCCGATCCGATGAAGTCGAAACAATTGCAAAAAGGTATAGACCAGTTAATGGACGAAGGTGTTGCCCAGTTATTTACGAACCAGTTCAACGGGCGTAAGATTATAGGTACAGTAGGGCAACTCCAGTTTGAAGTTATTCAATACCGCCTGTTGCATGAATACGGAGCCCAGTGTCGCTGGGAATCCCTCAATTTATATAAAGCATGTTGGATAGAAAGTGAAAACAAGCAGCAATTAGATGATTTTAAAAAACGCAAAGCGCAATACATGGCTGTAGATAAAGAAGGGCGGGACGTATTCCTTGCCGACTCTAACTATGTGCTAATGATGGCTCAGCAAGACTTTAAAGACATCAAATTCCATTTCACATCGGAATTTTAA
- the rfbD gene encoding dTDP-4-dehydrorhamnose reductase — MFELVQKNILITGSNGQLGNEIRRIASLHENNFHFFFTDVAELDITDLQAIEDFIRENNIKYIVNCAAYTAVDKAEDDVELCYKINRDAAANLGIAAANNGAKIIHISTDYVYDGTASKPYTETDTVNPQSVYGKSKQEGEAALIKACPDSIIIRTAWLYSIFGNNFVKTMIKYGKERDTLNVVADQKGTPTNAADLANAIVKILDYSEANSFKPGIYHYSNEGITTWYDFTLAIHKDAGITNCKVNPITTDQYPTKATRPKYSVLDKTKIKTTFNITIPEWENSLNICVKELLSI, encoded by the coding sequence ATGTTTGAATTGGTGCAGAAAAACATCCTAATAACCGGTTCTAACGGGCAGTTAGGAAATGAAATCAGGCGCATAGCCTCACTTCATGAGAACAATTTCCATTTCTTTTTTACCGATGTTGCAGAGCTCGACATTACAGATTTGCAAGCCATAGAAGACTTTATAAGAGAAAACAATATTAAATATATTGTCAATTGCGCTGCTTATACTGCCGTAGATAAGGCTGAAGATGATGTAGAATTATGCTACAAAATCAATCGGGATGCCGCTGCAAACCTGGGAATTGCCGCTGCGAATAACGGAGCCAAGATAATCCATATATCTACCGATTATGTATATGATGGCACTGCTTCAAAGCCTTATACAGAGACGGATACAGTGAACCCGCAATCGGTATACGGAAAATCGAAACAAGAAGGGGAAGCTGCCCTGATAAAAGCATGTCCTGACAGTATTATCATCCGTACTGCTTGGTTGTATTCTATATTTGGAAACAACTTTGTGAAAACGATGATAAAATACGGAAAAGAACGGGATACGCTCAATGTAGTTGCCGACCAAAAGGGAACACCGACCAACGCAGCCGATCTGGCCAATGCAATCGTAAAAATACTGGACTATAGCGAGGCCAACAGCTTCAAACCCGGTATCTATCACTATTCTAATGAGGGCATTACTACCTGGTATGATTTTACATTAGCCATACACAAAGATGCCGGAATAACAAACTGCAAGGTAAATCCAATTACCACAGATCAATATCCGACTAAAGCAACAAGGCCAAAATACAGTGTACTGGATAAAACGAAGATTAAAACCACATTCAATATCACGATTCCCGAATGGGAAAATAGTTTAAACATTTGTGTCAAAGAATTGTTATCTATATAG